The Phocoena sinus isolate mPhoSin1 chromosome 17, mPhoSin1.pri, whole genome shotgun sequence genome contains a region encoding:
- the NAPRT gene encoding nicotinate phosphoribosyltransferase isoform X3 produces MAAEQDPEGRAAARPLLTDLYQATMALGYWRAGRAQEAAEFELFFRRCPFGGAFALAAGLRDCVRFVRAFRLTDADVQFLASVLPPDTDPAFFQHLRALDCSGVTVRALPEGSLAFPSVPLLQVSGPLLVVQLLETPLLCLVSYASLIATNAARLRLIAGPEKRLLELGLRRAQGPDGGLTASTYSYLGGFDGSSNMLAGQLRGVPVAGTLAHSFITSFSGTEVPPDPMLAPAAGHGPRVDLAARVETWLERVCGHLGLGVREPHRGERAAFVAYALAFPRAFQGLLDTYSVQRSGLPNFLAVALALEELGYQAVGVRLDSGDLLQQAQETRGVFRTVAAQFRVPWLESIPIAVSNNIDEQELARLSQKGSEVDVIGIGTSVVTCPRQPSLGCVYKLVSVGGQPRMKLTEDPEKQTLPGSKAAFRLLGSDGALLFDVLQLAEEPPPQAGQELRVWPRGTQESCTVRPVHVEPLLRLWVQQGQLCEPLPSLAESRAFAQQSLSRLSPAHRRLEQPALYQVALSEKLRALVDRLSAEPATHWTPRASQGGLESGISMRVHPPREDPSPARAGIWPDQLFWLPWTRLGSGRCAAG; encoded by the exons ATGGCGGCGGAGCAGGACCCCGAGGGGCGCGCGGCGGCGCGGCCGCTGCTCACCGACCTGTACCAGGCCACCATGGCGCTGGGCTACTGGCGCGCCGGCCGGGCACAGGAGGCGGCCGAGTTCGAGCTCTTCTTCCGCCGCTGCCCGTTCGGCGGAGCCTTCGCCCTGGCCGCGGGGCTGCGCGACTGCGTGCGTTTCGTGCGCGCCTTCCGCCTGACGGACGCAG ACGTGCAGTTCCTGGCGTCGGTGCTGCCACCAGACACAGACCCCGCGTTCTTCCAGCATCTTCGTGCTCTCGACTGCTCCGGGGTGACGGTGCGGGCCCTGCCCGAGGGCTCCCTCGCCTTCCCCAGC GTGCCGCTGCTGCAGGTGTCTGGGCCGCTCCTGGTGGTGCAGCTGCTGGAGACGCCGCTCCTCTGCCTGGTCAGCTACGCCAG CCTCATCGCCACGAACGCCGCGCGGCTTCGCCTGATCGCAGGACCGGAGAAGCGGCTGCTGGAGCTGGGGCTTCGGCGGGCTCAGGGCCCCGACGGGGGTCTCACCGCCTCCACCTACAGCTACCTGGGCG GCTTCGATGGCAGTAGCAACATGCTCGCAGGACAGCTGCGGGGCGTGCCGGTGGCCGGGACCCTGGCGCACTCCTTCATCACCTCCTTTTCAGGCACCGAGGTGCCCCCTGACCCG ATGTTGGCTCCAGCGGCTGGTCATGGCCCCAGGGTGGACCTGGCCGCCCGCGTGGAGACGTGGCTGGAGCGTGTGTGTGGccacctggggctgggggtgcggGAGCCACACCGGGGTGAGCGGGCGGCCTTTGTGGCCTATGCCCTGGCCTTTCCCCGGGCTTTCCAGGGCCTGCTGGACACCTACAGTGTGCAGAG GAGCGGTCTCCCCAACTTCCTGGCTGTAGCCCTGGCACTGGAGGAGCTGGGCTACCAGGCAGTGGGAGTGAGGCTGGACAGTGGCGACCTGCTTCAGCAGGCCCAGGAGACGCGTGGCGTCTTCCGAACAGTGGCGGCCCA GTTCCGGGTGCCCTGGCTGGAGTCCATCCCCATTGCTGTCAGCAACAACATTGATGAGCAGGAGCTGGCCAGGCTGTCCCAGAAG GGCAGTGAGGTGGACGTCATCGGCATCGGTACTAGCGTGGTCACCTGCCCTCGCCAGCCTTCCCTGGGCTGTGTCTACAAG CTGGTGTCCGTGGGAGGCCAGCCGCGGATGAAGCTGACCGAGGACCCCGAGAAGCAGACGTTGCCTGGAAGCAAGGCTGCCTTCCGGCTCCTGGGCTCCGACG GGGCTCTGCTGTTCGACGTGCTGCAGTTAGCAGAGGAGCCACCTCCCCAGGCTGGCCAGGAGCTCAGAGTCTGGCCTCGAGGGACCCAGGAGTCCTGTACCGTGAGGCCGGTGCACGTGGAGCCGCTGCTGCGACTCTGGGTCCAGCAGGGACAG cTGTGTGAGCCCCTCCCATCTCTGGCCGAATCTAGAGCCTTCGCCCAGCAGTCCCTGAGCCGTCTGAGTCCTGCCCACAGGCGGCTCGAGCAGCCTGCGCTGTACCAG gtGGCGCTGTCTGAGAAGCTCCGGGCCCTGGTGGACAGACTGAGTGCAGAG CCTGCCACTCACTGGACCCCCAGGGCTTCCCAGGGTGGGCTGGAGTCAGGAATCAGCATGAGGGTTCATCCTCCCAGGGAAgaccccagcccagccagggCAG GTATTTGGCCAGACCAGCTCTTCTGGCTCCCCTGGACCAGGCTGGGCAGTGGCCGTTGCGCTGCTGGGTGA
- the NAPRT gene encoding nicotinate phosphoribosyltransferase isoform X2, protein MAAEQDPEGRAAARPLLTDLYQATMALGYWRAGRAQEAAEFELFFRRCPFGGAFALAAGLRDCVRFVRAFRLTDADVQFLASVLPPDTDPAFFQHLRALDCSGVTVRALPEGSLAFPSVPLLQVSGPLLVVQLLETPLLCLVSYASLIATNAARLRLIAGPEKRLLELGLRRAQGPDGGLTASTYSYLGGFDGSSNMLAGQLRGVPVAGTLAHSFITSFSGTEVPPDPMLAPAAGHGPRVDLAARVETWLERVCGHLGLGVREPHRGERAAFVAYALAFPRAFQGLLDTYSVQRSGLPNFLAVALALEELGYQAVGVRLDSGDLLQQAQETRGVFRTVAAQFRVPWLESIPIAVSNNIDEQELARLSQKGSEVDVIGIGTSVVTCPRQPSLGCVYKLVSVGGQPRMKLTEDPEKQTLPGSKAAFRLLGSDGALLFDVLQLAEEPPPQAGQELRVWPRGTQESCTVRPVHVEPLLRLWVQQGQLCEPLPSLAESRAFAQQSLSRLSPAHRRLEQPALYQVALSEKLRALVDRLSAELVMCHFFTQPATHWTPRASQGGLESGISMRVHPPREDPSPARAGIWPDQLFWLPWTRLGSGRCAAG, encoded by the exons ATGGCGGCGGAGCAGGACCCCGAGGGGCGCGCGGCGGCGCGGCCGCTGCTCACCGACCTGTACCAGGCCACCATGGCGCTGGGCTACTGGCGCGCCGGCCGGGCACAGGAGGCGGCCGAGTTCGAGCTCTTCTTCCGCCGCTGCCCGTTCGGCGGAGCCTTCGCCCTGGCCGCGGGGCTGCGCGACTGCGTGCGTTTCGTGCGCGCCTTCCGCCTGACGGACGCAG ACGTGCAGTTCCTGGCGTCGGTGCTGCCACCAGACACAGACCCCGCGTTCTTCCAGCATCTTCGTGCTCTCGACTGCTCCGGGGTGACGGTGCGGGCCCTGCCCGAGGGCTCCCTCGCCTTCCCCAGC GTGCCGCTGCTGCAGGTGTCTGGGCCGCTCCTGGTGGTGCAGCTGCTGGAGACGCCGCTCCTCTGCCTGGTCAGCTACGCCAG CCTCATCGCCACGAACGCCGCGCGGCTTCGCCTGATCGCAGGACCGGAGAAGCGGCTGCTGGAGCTGGGGCTTCGGCGGGCTCAGGGCCCCGACGGGGGTCTCACCGCCTCCACCTACAGCTACCTGGGCG GCTTCGATGGCAGTAGCAACATGCTCGCAGGACAGCTGCGGGGCGTGCCGGTGGCCGGGACCCTGGCGCACTCCTTCATCACCTCCTTTTCAGGCACCGAGGTGCCCCCTGACCCG ATGTTGGCTCCAGCGGCTGGTCATGGCCCCAGGGTGGACCTGGCCGCCCGCGTGGAGACGTGGCTGGAGCGTGTGTGTGGccacctggggctgggggtgcggGAGCCACACCGGGGTGAGCGGGCGGCCTTTGTGGCCTATGCCCTGGCCTTTCCCCGGGCTTTCCAGGGCCTGCTGGACACCTACAGTGTGCAGAG GAGCGGTCTCCCCAACTTCCTGGCTGTAGCCCTGGCACTGGAGGAGCTGGGCTACCAGGCAGTGGGAGTGAGGCTGGACAGTGGCGACCTGCTTCAGCAGGCCCAGGAGACGCGTGGCGTCTTCCGAACAGTGGCGGCCCA GTTCCGGGTGCCCTGGCTGGAGTCCATCCCCATTGCTGTCAGCAACAACATTGATGAGCAGGAGCTGGCCAGGCTGTCCCAGAAG GGCAGTGAGGTGGACGTCATCGGCATCGGTACTAGCGTGGTCACCTGCCCTCGCCAGCCTTCCCTGGGCTGTGTCTACAAG CTGGTGTCCGTGGGAGGCCAGCCGCGGATGAAGCTGACCGAGGACCCCGAGAAGCAGACGTTGCCTGGAAGCAAGGCTGCCTTCCGGCTCCTGGGCTCCGACG GGGCTCTGCTGTTCGACGTGCTGCAGTTAGCAGAGGAGCCACCTCCCCAGGCTGGCCAGGAGCTCAGAGTCTGGCCTCGAGGGACCCAGGAGTCCTGTACCGTGAGGCCGGTGCACGTGGAGCCGCTGCTGCGACTCTGGGTCCAGCAGGGACAG cTGTGTGAGCCCCTCCCATCTCTGGCCGAATCTAGAGCCTTCGCCCAGCAGTCCCTGAGCCGTCTGAGTCCTGCCCACAGGCGGCTCGAGCAGCCTGCGCTGTACCAG gtGGCGCTGTCTGAGAAGCTCCGGGCCCTGGTGGACAGACTGAGTGCAGAG CTTGTCATGTGTCATTTCTTCACCCAGCCTGCCACTCACTGGACCCCCAGGGCTTCCCAGGGTGGGCTGGAGTCAGGAATCAGCATGAGGGTTCATCCTCCCAGGGAAgaccccagcccagccagggCAG GTATTTGGCCAGACCAGCTCTTCTGGCTCCCCTGGACCAGGCTGGGCAGTGGCCGTTGCGCTGCTGGGTGA
- the NAPRT gene encoding nicotinate phosphoribosyltransferase isoform X1: MAAEQDPEGRAAARPLLTDLYQATMALGYWRAGRAQEAAEFELFFRRCPFGGAFALAAGLRDCVRFVRAFRLTDADVQFLASVLPPDTDPAFFQHLRALDCSGVTVRALPEGSLAFPSVPLLQVSGPLLVVQLLETPLLCLVSYASLIATNAARLRLIAGPEKRLLELGLRRAQGPDGGLTASTYSYLGGFDGSSNMLAGQLRGVPVAGTLAHSFITSFSGTEVPPDPMLAPAAGHGPRVDLAARVETWLERVCGHLGLGVREPHRGERAAFVAYALAFPRAFQGLLDTYSVQRSGLPNFLAVALALEELGYQAVGVRLDSGDLLQQAQETRGVFRTVAAQFRVPWLESIPIAVSNNIDEQELARLSQKGSEVDVIGIGTSVVTCPRQPSLGCVYKLVSVGGQPRMKLTEDPEKQTLPGSKAAFRLLGSDGALLFDVLQLAEEPPPQAGQELRVWPRGTQESCTVRPVHVEPLLRLWVQQGQLCEPLPSLAESRAFAQQSLSRLSPAHRRLEQPALYQVALSEKLRALVDRLSAELVMCHFFTQPATHWTPRASQGGLESGISMRVHPPREDPSPARAEFLGRGGPRRPGVVHGCLSGRGWLCGNAGDSTHPVLSPGGPGGSSWRTRCTALCEGCWHRCPARRSGGPSGRPCRC, translated from the exons ATGGCGGCGGAGCAGGACCCCGAGGGGCGCGCGGCGGCGCGGCCGCTGCTCACCGACCTGTACCAGGCCACCATGGCGCTGGGCTACTGGCGCGCCGGCCGGGCACAGGAGGCGGCCGAGTTCGAGCTCTTCTTCCGCCGCTGCCCGTTCGGCGGAGCCTTCGCCCTGGCCGCGGGGCTGCGCGACTGCGTGCGTTTCGTGCGCGCCTTCCGCCTGACGGACGCAG ACGTGCAGTTCCTGGCGTCGGTGCTGCCACCAGACACAGACCCCGCGTTCTTCCAGCATCTTCGTGCTCTCGACTGCTCCGGGGTGACGGTGCGGGCCCTGCCCGAGGGCTCCCTCGCCTTCCCCAGC GTGCCGCTGCTGCAGGTGTCTGGGCCGCTCCTGGTGGTGCAGCTGCTGGAGACGCCGCTCCTCTGCCTGGTCAGCTACGCCAG CCTCATCGCCACGAACGCCGCGCGGCTTCGCCTGATCGCAGGACCGGAGAAGCGGCTGCTGGAGCTGGGGCTTCGGCGGGCTCAGGGCCCCGACGGGGGTCTCACCGCCTCCACCTACAGCTACCTGGGCG GCTTCGATGGCAGTAGCAACATGCTCGCAGGACAGCTGCGGGGCGTGCCGGTGGCCGGGACCCTGGCGCACTCCTTCATCACCTCCTTTTCAGGCACCGAGGTGCCCCCTGACCCG ATGTTGGCTCCAGCGGCTGGTCATGGCCCCAGGGTGGACCTGGCCGCCCGCGTGGAGACGTGGCTGGAGCGTGTGTGTGGccacctggggctgggggtgcggGAGCCACACCGGGGTGAGCGGGCGGCCTTTGTGGCCTATGCCCTGGCCTTTCCCCGGGCTTTCCAGGGCCTGCTGGACACCTACAGTGTGCAGAG GAGCGGTCTCCCCAACTTCCTGGCTGTAGCCCTGGCACTGGAGGAGCTGGGCTACCAGGCAGTGGGAGTGAGGCTGGACAGTGGCGACCTGCTTCAGCAGGCCCAGGAGACGCGTGGCGTCTTCCGAACAGTGGCGGCCCA GTTCCGGGTGCCCTGGCTGGAGTCCATCCCCATTGCTGTCAGCAACAACATTGATGAGCAGGAGCTGGCCAGGCTGTCCCAGAAG GGCAGTGAGGTGGACGTCATCGGCATCGGTACTAGCGTGGTCACCTGCCCTCGCCAGCCTTCCCTGGGCTGTGTCTACAAG CTGGTGTCCGTGGGAGGCCAGCCGCGGATGAAGCTGACCGAGGACCCCGAGAAGCAGACGTTGCCTGGAAGCAAGGCTGCCTTCCGGCTCCTGGGCTCCGACG GGGCTCTGCTGTTCGACGTGCTGCAGTTAGCAGAGGAGCCACCTCCCCAGGCTGGCCAGGAGCTCAGAGTCTGGCCTCGAGGGACCCAGGAGTCCTGTACCGTGAGGCCGGTGCACGTGGAGCCGCTGCTGCGACTCTGGGTCCAGCAGGGACAG cTGTGTGAGCCCCTCCCATCTCTGGCCGAATCTAGAGCCTTCGCCCAGCAGTCCCTGAGCCGTCTGAGTCCTGCCCACAGGCGGCTCGAGCAGCCTGCGCTGTACCAG gtGGCGCTGTCTGAGAAGCTCCGGGCCCTGGTGGACAGACTGAGTGCAGAG CTTGTCATGTGTCATTTCTTCACCCAGCCTGCCACTCACTGGACCCCCAGGGCTTCCCAGGGTGGGCTGGAGTCAGGAATCAGCATGAGGGTTCATCCTCCCAGGGAAgaccccagcccagccagggCAG AGTTCCTTGGAAGAGGGGGCCCTCGCAGACCTGGCGTCGTACACGGCTGCCTGTCTGGACGAGGCTGGCTTTGCGGGAACGCGGGCGACAGCACTCACCCTGTCCTCAGCCCTGGAGGCCCGGGGGGGAGCAGCTGGAGGACCAG GTGCACGGCCTTGTGCGAGGGCTGCTGGCACAGGTGCCCAGCCCGGCGGAGTGGAGGCCCCAGCGGGCGGCCCTGCAGGTGCTGA